A stretch of DNA from Silvanigrella paludirubra:
GCAAAAATTATGAGCTCTATGCTTGGCTTTAAATTAGATATTCTTCCCTTTGATGCTACAGATGCCCTAGCTATTGCCTGTGCAGATGCCGTCCGTATGAAAGAAACAAAAATAACTTTAAATATGAATGAAAAAAATAGGACACCTCTTCAGAATGAAATATTAACAAATTGGAAAAATAATAAAAAAAATAGCAAAAAAGGTATTTTTAATTTTTCTAGTTTATTGAAATAAATGTACTTAGAAATTTTAATTATTTTAATTTTTAATACGAATGAATGAGATAATTTTTTGGAGTAGTTTTTGAAAAAGTTAATCTGTAAATTTCAATTCATATTTGTTGTTTTTCTTCCGATCTTTATTCATATGAAAAGTTTTTCTAATGAAGAACAATTAAAAGAAGTGAATTATGCTCCTTTTAAGTTTACATTACTTTCTGATTATACTGATTTAAACTTAATTTCAACTAATAGAAATTCTGATATTTCTGAAAATAATTTTGTACTTGGAATTTTATATGCAAAAACAAATTATTTATATGGATTAGGAATAAGTGCATTTTCTTTATATATTGAAAATAATATGTATGGAATGCAAATATCTCCTATAAATATTGCTACTGGTAATAGTATTGGTGTTCAGGCAGGATTATTTAATTATTCCAAAGATTTTTATGGAGCACAACTTTCTTTATTAAATTATTCAGATGATTTTTATGGTGTCCAAATTGCTACTGTTAATACTTCACATGATTTATATGGAGCTCAATATGGTTTTTATAATAAATCAAGAAATACTTATGGACTTCAGATTGGTGTTGTGAATAATTCTGATGATTTTGAAGGGGTTCAAATTGGTATTGTAAATATTGCAAAAAATATAAAAGGTTTTCAAGTAGGAATTATAAATGTAGCAGATGAACAAACGGGTTACTCATTTGGAATATTATCATTTTTGTTAAAATCAGGTTTTGCAAAAATGTATTTTCGATACGATACGGATATTCCATTAAATATTGGAATAAAGGCGGGAAGTAAATATTTTTATA
This window harbors:
- a CDS encoding LA_2272 family surface repeat-containing protein; translated protein: MKKLICKFQFIFVVFLPIFIHMKSFSNEEQLKEVNYAPFKFTLLSDYTDLNLISTNRNSDISENNFVLGILYAKTNYLYGLGISAFSLYIENNMYGMQISPINIATGNSIGVQAGLFNYSKDFYGAQLSLLNYSDDFYGVQIATVNTSHDLYGAQYGFYNKSRNTYGLQIGVVNNSDDFEGVQIGIVNIAKNIKGFQVGIINVADEQTGYSFGILSFLLKSGFAKMYFRYDTDIPLNIGIKAGSKYFYSIAEINIPKPFSNTDLAKYALIGVYPSFAQISLIGGNFSTNYNPNGSYLTYGIGSQISFDPVMFALEARWVDIFDKTSEINSFKLGYTFLVGTKINREFEIFLDASLNSNEIPGKITDFQIDKYIPSKNYNFAYGAGVSLWIFGNNE